One region of Pseudomonas sp. ABC1 genomic DNA includes:
- a CDS encoding DNA-binding protein, with protein sequence MLPPDGFDPQKLHGAPPMMPWQAFADWIGMGEEPIVVRTWVERGYLPSLKVGRRLMVNVALLTKELLERE encoded by the coding sequence ATGCTACCACCAGACGGGTTTGACCCACAAAAGCTGCACGGTGCCCCACCGATGATGCCGTGGCAGGCATTCGCTGATTGGATCGGTATGGGTGAGGAACCGATTGTGGTCCGCACCTGGGTAGAGCGGGGCTACCTGCCAAGCTTGAAGGTCGGGCGGCGGCTGATGGTCAACGTGGCACTGCTGACAAAAGAGCTTTTGGAGCGGGAGTAA
- a CDS encoding DUF5447 family protein, translating into MNLSKYLHQPHRLDCDCSVCWSKRELAKHALSQSTRCNQCRPSTVSRANGQTVVTPASYCEKHTPSERPPKWWHVVHDSGKPTPFVPIHEPFELEG; encoded by the coding sequence ATGAATCTCAGCAAGTACCTGCATCAACCGCATCGACTGGACTGCGACTGCTCTGTCTGCTGGTCGAAACGCGAACTGGCGAAACACGCTCTCTCCCAATCCACACGATGCAACCAGTGCCGCCCTTCAACCGTATCCAGGGCAAATGGCCAGACGGTCGTTACGCCTGCTTCGTACTGCGAGAAACACACGCCAAGCGAGCGTCCGCCGAAGTGGTGGCACGTTGTGCACGACAGTGGCAAACCCACACCTTTCGTGCCAATCCACGAACCCTTCGAGCTTGAGGGCTAA